The following are encoded in a window of Urocitellus parryii isolate mUroPar1 chromosome 7, mUroPar1.hap1, whole genome shotgun sequence genomic DNA:
- the Myo1c gene encoding unconventional myosin-Ic isoform X2 produces MRYRASALGSDGVRVTMESALTARDRVGVQDFVLLENFTSEAAFIENLRRRFRENLIYTYIGPVLVSVNPYRDLQIYSRQHMERYRGVSFYEVPPHLFAVADTVYRALRTERRDQAVMISGESGAGKTEATKRLLQFYAETCPAPERGGAVRDRLLQSNPVLEAFGNAKTLRNDNSSRFGKYMDVQFDFKGAPIGGHILSYLLEKSRVVHQNHGERNFHVFYQLLEGGEEETLRRLGLERNPQNYLYLVKGQCAKVSSINDKSDWKVVRKALTVIDFTEDEVEDLLSIVASVLHLGNIHFAADEESNAQVTTENQLKYITRLLGVEGSTLREALTHRKIIAKGEELLSPLNLEQAAYARDALAKAVYSRTFTWLVGKINRSLASKDAESPSWRSTTVLGLLDIYGFEVFQHNSFEQFCINYCNEKLQQLFIELTLKSEQEEYEAEGIAWEPVQYFNNKIICDLVEEKFKGIISILDEECLRPGEATDLSFLEKLEDTVKHHPHFLTHKLADQRTRKSLGRGEFRLLHYAGEVTYSVTGFLDKNNDLLFRNLKETMCSSKNPIMSQCFDRSELSDKKRPETVATQFKMSLLQLVEILKSKEPAYIRCIKPNDAKQPGRFDEVLIRHQVKYLGLMENLRVRRAGFAYRRKYEAFLQRYKSLCPETWPTWAGRPQDGVAVLVRHLGYKPEEYKMGRTKIFIRFPKTLFATEDALEVRRQSLATKIQAAWKGFHWRQKFLRVKRSAICIQSWWRGTLGRRKAAKRKWAAQTIRRFIRGFILRHAPRCPENAFFLDHVRTSFLLNLRRQLPRNVLDTSWPTPPPALREASELLRELCMKNMVWKYCRSISPEWKQQLQQKAVASEIFKGKKDNYPQSVPRLFISTRLGTDEISPKVLQALGSESIQYAVPVVKYDRKGYKPRSRQLLLTPSAVVIVEDAKVKQRIDYANLTGISVSSLSDSLFVLHVQREDNKQKGDVVLQSDHVIETLTKTALSADRVNNININQGSITFAGGPGRDGIIDFTPGSELLITKAKNGHLAVVAPRLNSR; encoded by the exons ATGCGCTACCGGGCGTCG gccctgggcagTGACGGGGTGCGGGTAACCATGGAGAGTGCCCTGACTGCCCGTGACCGGGTGGGGGTGCAAGATTTTGTGCTGCTGGAGAACTTCACCAGCGAGGCTGCCTTCATTGAGAACTTGCGGCGGCGCTTCCGGGAGAACCTTATTTAC ACCTACATTGGCCCCGTCCTGGTGTCTGTCAACCCCTACCGAGACCTACAGATTTATAGCCGGCAGCATATGGAGCGTTACCGTGGCGTCAGTTTCTATGAAGTGCCACCCCACCT GTTTGCAGTGGCTGACACTGTGTACCGGGCACTGCGCACGGAACGCCGGGACCAGGCAGTGATGATCTCTGGGGAGAGTGGGGCAGGCAAGACAGAGGCCACCAAGCGGCTATTACAGTTCTATGCAGAGACCTGCCCAGCCCCTGAGCGAGGGGGTGCTGTGCGGGACCGATTGCTACAGAGCAACCCAGTGCTGGAA GCCTTTGGAAATGCCAAGACCCTTCGGAATGATAACTCCAGCCGATTTGGGAAGTACATGGATGTGCAGTTTGACTTTAAG GGTGCCCCCATAGGTGGCCATATCCTCAGTTACCTCCTGGAGAAGTCCCGAGTGGTACACCAGAATCATGGGGAGCGGAACTTCCATGTCTTCTACCAGCTGCTggagggaggtgaggaggagACATTGCGCAGGCTGGGCTTGGAAAGAAACCCCCAGAACTACCTGTACCTGGTAAAG GGCCAGTGCGCCAAAGTTTCTTCCATCAATGACAAGAGTGACTGGAAGGTTGTCAGGAAGGCGCTGACAGTCATCGACTTCACCGAGGACGAAGTGGAG GACCTGCTGAGCATTGTGGCTAGTGTCCTGCACTTAGGCAACATCCACTTTGCTGCTGATGAGGAGAGTAATGCCCAGGTCACCACTGAGAACCAGCTCAAGTACATAACCAGG CTCCTTGGTGTGGAAGGCTCAACACTGAGGGAAGCCTTGACGCATAGGAAGATCATCGCCAAGGGAGAAGAG CTCCTGAGCCCCCTGAACCTGGAGCAGGCTGCATACGCACGGGATGCTCTTGCCAAGGCTGTGTATAGTCGCACTTTCACCTGGTTGGTTGGGAAGATCAACAGGTCACTGGCCTCCAAG GATGCTGAGAGCCCCAGCTGGCGGAGTACCACGGTTCTTGGGCTCCTGGACATTTATGGCTTTGAGGTGTTTCAGCATAACAG TTTTGAGCAGTTCTGCATCAACTACTGTAACGAGAAGCTGCAGCAGCTCTTCATTGAACTGACACTCAAATCCGAACAGGAAGAGTACGAGGCCGAGGGAATCGCG TGGGAGCCTGTTCAGTACTTCAACAATAAGATTATCTGTGACCTGGTAGAGGAGAAGTTCAAGGGCATCATCTCCATCTTG GATGAGGAGTGTTTGCGCCCTGGGGAGGCCACAGACCTGAGCTTCCTGGAGAAGCTAGAGGACACTGTCAAGCACCATCCACACTTCCTCAC GCACAAGCTGGCTGACCAGCGGACCAGGAAATCCCTGGGCCGTGGGGAGTTCCGCCTTTTGCACTATGCTGGGGAGGTGACCTACAGCGTGACTG GGTTTCTGGATAAAAACAACGACCTTCTCTTCCGGAACCTGAAAGAG ACCATGTGCAGCTCAAAGAATCCCATTATGAGCCAGTGCTTCGACCGGAGTGAACTCAGTGATAAAAAGCGGCCAGAGACG GTGGCCACCCAATTCAAAATGAGCCTCCTGCAGCTGGTAGAGATTCTGAAGTCTAAGGAGCCTGCCTACATCCGCTGCATCAAGCCCAACGATGCCAAACAGCCCG GCCGCTTTGATGAGGTGCTGATTCGGCACCAGGTGAAGTACCTGGGGCTGATGGAGAACCTGCGCGTGCGCAGAGCTGGCTTCGCCTATCGTCGCAAATACGAGGCTTTCCTGCAGAG ATATAAATCACTGTGCCCAGAGACATGGCCCACATGGGCAGGACGGCCCCAGGATGGTGTGGCTGTGCTGGTCAGACACCTCGGCTACAAGCCAGAAGAGTACAAGATGGGCAG GACCAAGATCTTCATACGCTTCCCCAAGACCCTGTTTGCCACAGAGGATGCCCTGGAGGTCCGTCGGCAGAGCCTTG CCACGAAGATCCAAGCAGCTTGGAAGGGTTTTCACTGGCGGCAGAAATTCCTCCGGGTGAAGCGATCAG CCATTTGCATCCAGTCGTGGTGGCGTGGAACACTAGGCCGAAGGAAGGCAGCCAAGAGGAAGTGGGCGGCACAGACCATCCGGCG GTTCATCCGTGGCTTCATCCTGCGCCACGCACCCCGTTGTCCTGAGAATGCCTTCTTCTTGGATCATGTACGCACTTCATTTTTGCTTAACCTGCGACGGCAGCTGCCCCGGAATGTCCTGGACACTTCCTGGCCCACTCCCCCACCTGCCTTGCGCGAG GCCTCAGAGCTTCTACGGGAATTGTGCATGAAGAACATGGTGTGGAAGTACTGCCGGAGTATCAGCCCCGAGTGGAAGCAGCAG CTTCAGCAAAAGGCAGTGGCTAGTGAGATCTTCAAAGGCAAGAAGGATAATTACCCCCAGAGTGTCCCCAGACTCTTCATCAGCACACGGCTTG GCACAGATGAGATCAGTCCCAAAGTGCTGCAGGCCTTAGGCTCTGAATCCATCCAG TATGCTGTGCCAGTAGTGAAATATGACCGCAAGGGCTACAAGCCTCGCTCCCGGCAGCTACTGCTCACACCCAGCGCTGTGGTCATCGTGGAGGATGCCAAAGTCAAGCAGAGGATCGATTACGCCAACCTGACTG GAATCTCTGTCAGCAGCCTGAGTGACAGCCTCTTTGTGCTTCATGTGCAGCGTGAGGACAATAAGCAGAAA GGGGATGTGGTACTACAGAGTGACCATGTGATTGAGACACTCACCAAGACAGCCCTCAGTGCGGATCGTGTGAACAACATCAACATCAACCAGGGCAG CATCACATTTGCAGGGGGACCTGGCAGGGATGGCATCATTGACTTCACACCTGGCTCAGAGCTGCTTATCACCAAGGCCAAGAATGGGCACCTGGCTGTG gtggccccacggcTGAATTCTCGGTGA
- the Myo1c gene encoding unconventional myosin-Ic isoform X1, which translates to MALQVELIPTGEIIRVVHPHRPCKLALGSDGVRVTMESALTARDRVGVQDFVLLENFTSEAAFIENLRRRFRENLIYTYIGPVLVSVNPYRDLQIYSRQHMERYRGVSFYEVPPHLFAVADTVYRALRTERRDQAVMISGESGAGKTEATKRLLQFYAETCPAPERGGAVRDRLLQSNPVLEAFGNAKTLRNDNSSRFGKYMDVQFDFKGAPIGGHILSYLLEKSRVVHQNHGERNFHVFYQLLEGGEEETLRRLGLERNPQNYLYLVKGQCAKVSSINDKSDWKVVRKALTVIDFTEDEVEDLLSIVASVLHLGNIHFAADEESNAQVTTENQLKYITRLLGVEGSTLREALTHRKIIAKGEELLSPLNLEQAAYARDALAKAVYSRTFTWLVGKINRSLASKDAESPSWRSTTVLGLLDIYGFEVFQHNSFEQFCINYCNEKLQQLFIELTLKSEQEEYEAEGIAWEPVQYFNNKIICDLVEEKFKGIISILDEECLRPGEATDLSFLEKLEDTVKHHPHFLTHKLADQRTRKSLGRGEFRLLHYAGEVTYSVTGFLDKNNDLLFRNLKETMCSSKNPIMSQCFDRSELSDKKRPETVATQFKMSLLQLVEILKSKEPAYIRCIKPNDAKQPGRFDEVLIRHQVKYLGLMENLRVRRAGFAYRRKYEAFLQRYKSLCPETWPTWAGRPQDGVAVLVRHLGYKPEEYKMGRTKIFIRFPKTLFATEDALEVRRQSLATKIQAAWKGFHWRQKFLRVKRSAICIQSWWRGTLGRRKAAKRKWAAQTIRRFIRGFILRHAPRCPENAFFLDHVRTSFLLNLRRQLPRNVLDTSWPTPPPALREASELLRELCMKNMVWKYCRSISPEWKQQLQQKAVASEIFKGKKDNYPQSVPRLFISTRLGTDEISPKVLQALGSESIQYAVPVVKYDRKGYKPRSRQLLLTPSAVVIVEDAKVKQRIDYANLTGISVSSLSDSLFVLHVQREDNKQKGDVVLQSDHVIETLTKTALSADRVNNININQGSITFAGGPGRDGIIDFTPGSELLITKAKNGHLAVVAPRLNSR; encoded by the exons ATGGCGCTGCAAGTGGAGCTGATACCCACGGGGGAGATCATCCGCGTGGTTCATCCCCACAGACCATGCAAGCTT gccctgggcagTGACGGGGTGCGGGTAACCATGGAGAGTGCCCTGACTGCCCGTGACCGGGTGGGGGTGCAAGATTTTGTGCTGCTGGAGAACTTCACCAGCGAGGCTGCCTTCATTGAGAACTTGCGGCGGCGCTTCCGGGAGAACCTTATTTAC ACCTACATTGGCCCCGTCCTGGTGTCTGTCAACCCCTACCGAGACCTACAGATTTATAGCCGGCAGCATATGGAGCGTTACCGTGGCGTCAGTTTCTATGAAGTGCCACCCCACCT GTTTGCAGTGGCTGACACTGTGTACCGGGCACTGCGCACGGAACGCCGGGACCAGGCAGTGATGATCTCTGGGGAGAGTGGGGCAGGCAAGACAGAGGCCACCAAGCGGCTATTACAGTTCTATGCAGAGACCTGCCCAGCCCCTGAGCGAGGGGGTGCTGTGCGGGACCGATTGCTACAGAGCAACCCAGTGCTGGAA GCCTTTGGAAATGCCAAGACCCTTCGGAATGATAACTCCAGCCGATTTGGGAAGTACATGGATGTGCAGTTTGACTTTAAG GGTGCCCCCATAGGTGGCCATATCCTCAGTTACCTCCTGGAGAAGTCCCGAGTGGTACACCAGAATCATGGGGAGCGGAACTTCCATGTCTTCTACCAGCTGCTggagggaggtgaggaggagACATTGCGCAGGCTGGGCTTGGAAAGAAACCCCCAGAACTACCTGTACCTGGTAAAG GGCCAGTGCGCCAAAGTTTCTTCCATCAATGACAAGAGTGACTGGAAGGTTGTCAGGAAGGCGCTGACAGTCATCGACTTCACCGAGGACGAAGTGGAG GACCTGCTGAGCATTGTGGCTAGTGTCCTGCACTTAGGCAACATCCACTTTGCTGCTGATGAGGAGAGTAATGCCCAGGTCACCACTGAGAACCAGCTCAAGTACATAACCAGG CTCCTTGGTGTGGAAGGCTCAACACTGAGGGAAGCCTTGACGCATAGGAAGATCATCGCCAAGGGAGAAGAG CTCCTGAGCCCCCTGAACCTGGAGCAGGCTGCATACGCACGGGATGCTCTTGCCAAGGCTGTGTATAGTCGCACTTTCACCTGGTTGGTTGGGAAGATCAACAGGTCACTGGCCTCCAAG GATGCTGAGAGCCCCAGCTGGCGGAGTACCACGGTTCTTGGGCTCCTGGACATTTATGGCTTTGAGGTGTTTCAGCATAACAG TTTTGAGCAGTTCTGCATCAACTACTGTAACGAGAAGCTGCAGCAGCTCTTCATTGAACTGACACTCAAATCCGAACAGGAAGAGTACGAGGCCGAGGGAATCGCG TGGGAGCCTGTTCAGTACTTCAACAATAAGATTATCTGTGACCTGGTAGAGGAGAAGTTCAAGGGCATCATCTCCATCTTG GATGAGGAGTGTTTGCGCCCTGGGGAGGCCACAGACCTGAGCTTCCTGGAGAAGCTAGAGGACACTGTCAAGCACCATCCACACTTCCTCAC GCACAAGCTGGCTGACCAGCGGACCAGGAAATCCCTGGGCCGTGGGGAGTTCCGCCTTTTGCACTATGCTGGGGAGGTGACCTACAGCGTGACTG GGTTTCTGGATAAAAACAACGACCTTCTCTTCCGGAACCTGAAAGAG ACCATGTGCAGCTCAAAGAATCCCATTATGAGCCAGTGCTTCGACCGGAGTGAACTCAGTGATAAAAAGCGGCCAGAGACG GTGGCCACCCAATTCAAAATGAGCCTCCTGCAGCTGGTAGAGATTCTGAAGTCTAAGGAGCCTGCCTACATCCGCTGCATCAAGCCCAACGATGCCAAACAGCCCG GCCGCTTTGATGAGGTGCTGATTCGGCACCAGGTGAAGTACCTGGGGCTGATGGAGAACCTGCGCGTGCGCAGAGCTGGCTTCGCCTATCGTCGCAAATACGAGGCTTTCCTGCAGAG ATATAAATCACTGTGCCCAGAGACATGGCCCACATGGGCAGGACGGCCCCAGGATGGTGTGGCTGTGCTGGTCAGACACCTCGGCTACAAGCCAGAAGAGTACAAGATGGGCAG GACCAAGATCTTCATACGCTTCCCCAAGACCCTGTTTGCCACAGAGGATGCCCTGGAGGTCCGTCGGCAGAGCCTTG CCACGAAGATCCAAGCAGCTTGGAAGGGTTTTCACTGGCGGCAGAAATTCCTCCGGGTGAAGCGATCAG CCATTTGCATCCAGTCGTGGTGGCGTGGAACACTAGGCCGAAGGAAGGCAGCCAAGAGGAAGTGGGCGGCACAGACCATCCGGCG GTTCATCCGTGGCTTCATCCTGCGCCACGCACCCCGTTGTCCTGAGAATGCCTTCTTCTTGGATCATGTACGCACTTCATTTTTGCTTAACCTGCGACGGCAGCTGCCCCGGAATGTCCTGGACACTTCCTGGCCCACTCCCCCACCTGCCTTGCGCGAG GCCTCAGAGCTTCTACGGGAATTGTGCATGAAGAACATGGTGTGGAAGTACTGCCGGAGTATCAGCCCCGAGTGGAAGCAGCAG CTTCAGCAAAAGGCAGTGGCTAGTGAGATCTTCAAAGGCAAGAAGGATAATTACCCCCAGAGTGTCCCCAGACTCTTCATCAGCACACGGCTTG GCACAGATGAGATCAGTCCCAAAGTGCTGCAGGCCTTAGGCTCTGAATCCATCCAG TATGCTGTGCCAGTAGTGAAATATGACCGCAAGGGCTACAAGCCTCGCTCCCGGCAGCTACTGCTCACACCCAGCGCTGTGGTCATCGTGGAGGATGCCAAAGTCAAGCAGAGGATCGATTACGCCAACCTGACTG GAATCTCTGTCAGCAGCCTGAGTGACAGCCTCTTTGTGCTTCATGTGCAGCGTGAGGACAATAAGCAGAAA GGGGATGTGGTACTACAGAGTGACCATGTGATTGAGACACTCACCAAGACAGCCCTCAGTGCGGATCGTGTGAACAACATCAACATCAACCAGGGCAG CATCACATTTGCAGGGGGACCTGGCAGGGATGGCATCATTGACTTCACACCTGGCTCAGAGCTGCTTATCACCAAGGCCAAGAATGGGCACCTGGCTGTG gtggccccacggcTGAATTCTCGGTGA
- the Crk gene encoding adapter molecule crk isoform X2 — translation MAGNFDSEERSSWYWGRLSRQEAVALLQGQRHGVFLVRDSSTSPGDYVLSVSENSRVSHYIINSSGPRPPVPPSPAQPPPGVSPSRLRIGDQEFDSLPALLEFYKIHYLDTTTLIEPVSRSRQGSGVILRQEEAEYVRALFDFNGNDEEDLPFKKGDILRIRDKPEEQWWNAEDSEGKRGMIPVPYVEKYRPASAASVSALIGGR, via the exons ATGGCGGGCAATTTCGACTCTGAGGAGCGGAGTAGCTGGTACTGGGGGCGATTGAGCCGGCAGGAGGCAGTGGCACTGCTGCAGGGCCAGCGGCACGGGGTGTTCCTGGTGCGGGACTCGAGCACCAGCCCCGGGGACTATGTGCTCAGCGTCTCCGAGAACTCGCGTGTCTCACACTACATCATCAATAGCAGCGGCCCGCGCCCACCGGTGCCACCATCGCCCGCACAGCCTCCGCCCG GGGTGAGCCCCTCCAGACTCCGAATAGGAGATCAAGAGTTTGATTCATTGCCTGCTTTACTGGAATTCTACAAAATTCACTATTTGGACACTACAACATTGATAGAACCAGTTTCCAGATCCAGGCAGGGTAGTGGAGTGATTCTcaggcaggaggaggcagagtATGTGCGAGCCCTCTTTGACTTTAATGGGAATGATGAAGAAGATCTTCCCTTTAAGAAAGGAGACATCTTGAGAATCCGGGATAAACCTGAAGAGCAGTGGTGGAATGCCGAGGACAGCGAAGGCAAGAGGGGGATGATTCCAGTCCCTTACGTGGAGAAGTATAGACCTGCCTCCGCCGCCTCAGTATCTGCTCTGATTGGAG
- the Myo1c gene encoding unconventional myosin-Ic isoform X3, with protein sequence MESALTARDRVGVQDFVLLENFTSEAAFIENLRRRFRENLIYTYIGPVLVSVNPYRDLQIYSRQHMERYRGVSFYEVPPHLFAVADTVYRALRTERRDQAVMISGESGAGKTEATKRLLQFYAETCPAPERGGAVRDRLLQSNPVLEAFGNAKTLRNDNSSRFGKYMDVQFDFKGAPIGGHILSYLLEKSRVVHQNHGERNFHVFYQLLEGGEEETLRRLGLERNPQNYLYLVKGQCAKVSSINDKSDWKVVRKALTVIDFTEDEVEDLLSIVASVLHLGNIHFAADEESNAQVTTENQLKYITRLLGVEGSTLREALTHRKIIAKGEELLSPLNLEQAAYARDALAKAVYSRTFTWLVGKINRSLASKDAESPSWRSTTVLGLLDIYGFEVFQHNSFEQFCINYCNEKLQQLFIELTLKSEQEEYEAEGIAWEPVQYFNNKIICDLVEEKFKGIISILDEECLRPGEATDLSFLEKLEDTVKHHPHFLTHKLADQRTRKSLGRGEFRLLHYAGEVTYSVTGFLDKNNDLLFRNLKETMCSSKNPIMSQCFDRSELSDKKRPETVATQFKMSLLQLVEILKSKEPAYIRCIKPNDAKQPGRFDEVLIRHQVKYLGLMENLRVRRAGFAYRRKYEAFLQRYKSLCPETWPTWAGRPQDGVAVLVRHLGYKPEEYKMGRTKIFIRFPKTLFATEDALEVRRQSLATKIQAAWKGFHWRQKFLRVKRSAICIQSWWRGTLGRRKAAKRKWAAQTIRRFIRGFILRHAPRCPENAFFLDHVRTSFLLNLRRQLPRNVLDTSWPTPPPALREASELLRELCMKNMVWKYCRSISPEWKQQLQQKAVASEIFKGKKDNYPQSVPRLFISTRLGTDEISPKVLQALGSESIQYAVPVVKYDRKGYKPRSRQLLLTPSAVVIVEDAKVKQRIDYANLTGISVSSLSDSLFVLHVQREDNKQKGDVVLQSDHVIETLTKTALSADRVNNININQGSITFAGGPGRDGIIDFTPGSELLITKAKNGHLAVVAPRLNSR encoded by the exons ATGGAGAGTGCCCTGACTGCCCGTGACCGGGTGGGGGTGCAAGATTTTGTGCTGCTGGAGAACTTCACCAGCGAGGCTGCCTTCATTGAGAACTTGCGGCGGCGCTTCCGGGAGAACCTTATTTAC ACCTACATTGGCCCCGTCCTGGTGTCTGTCAACCCCTACCGAGACCTACAGATTTATAGCCGGCAGCATATGGAGCGTTACCGTGGCGTCAGTTTCTATGAAGTGCCACCCCACCT GTTTGCAGTGGCTGACACTGTGTACCGGGCACTGCGCACGGAACGCCGGGACCAGGCAGTGATGATCTCTGGGGAGAGTGGGGCAGGCAAGACAGAGGCCACCAAGCGGCTATTACAGTTCTATGCAGAGACCTGCCCAGCCCCTGAGCGAGGGGGTGCTGTGCGGGACCGATTGCTACAGAGCAACCCAGTGCTGGAA GCCTTTGGAAATGCCAAGACCCTTCGGAATGATAACTCCAGCCGATTTGGGAAGTACATGGATGTGCAGTTTGACTTTAAG GGTGCCCCCATAGGTGGCCATATCCTCAGTTACCTCCTGGAGAAGTCCCGAGTGGTACACCAGAATCATGGGGAGCGGAACTTCCATGTCTTCTACCAGCTGCTggagggaggtgaggaggagACATTGCGCAGGCTGGGCTTGGAAAGAAACCCCCAGAACTACCTGTACCTGGTAAAG GGCCAGTGCGCCAAAGTTTCTTCCATCAATGACAAGAGTGACTGGAAGGTTGTCAGGAAGGCGCTGACAGTCATCGACTTCACCGAGGACGAAGTGGAG GACCTGCTGAGCATTGTGGCTAGTGTCCTGCACTTAGGCAACATCCACTTTGCTGCTGATGAGGAGAGTAATGCCCAGGTCACCACTGAGAACCAGCTCAAGTACATAACCAGG CTCCTTGGTGTGGAAGGCTCAACACTGAGGGAAGCCTTGACGCATAGGAAGATCATCGCCAAGGGAGAAGAG CTCCTGAGCCCCCTGAACCTGGAGCAGGCTGCATACGCACGGGATGCTCTTGCCAAGGCTGTGTATAGTCGCACTTTCACCTGGTTGGTTGGGAAGATCAACAGGTCACTGGCCTCCAAG GATGCTGAGAGCCCCAGCTGGCGGAGTACCACGGTTCTTGGGCTCCTGGACATTTATGGCTTTGAGGTGTTTCAGCATAACAG TTTTGAGCAGTTCTGCATCAACTACTGTAACGAGAAGCTGCAGCAGCTCTTCATTGAACTGACACTCAAATCCGAACAGGAAGAGTACGAGGCCGAGGGAATCGCG TGGGAGCCTGTTCAGTACTTCAACAATAAGATTATCTGTGACCTGGTAGAGGAGAAGTTCAAGGGCATCATCTCCATCTTG GATGAGGAGTGTTTGCGCCCTGGGGAGGCCACAGACCTGAGCTTCCTGGAGAAGCTAGAGGACACTGTCAAGCACCATCCACACTTCCTCAC GCACAAGCTGGCTGACCAGCGGACCAGGAAATCCCTGGGCCGTGGGGAGTTCCGCCTTTTGCACTATGCTGGGGAGGTGACCTACAGCGTGACTG GGTTTCTGGATAAAAACAACGACCTTCTCTTCCGGAACCTGAAAGAG ACCATGTGCAGCTCAAAGAATCCCATTATGAGCCAGTGCTTCGACCGGAGTGAACTCAGTGATAAAAAGCGGCCAGAGACG GTGGCCACCCAATTCAAAATGAGCCTCCTGCAGCTGGTAGAGATTCTGAAGTCTAAGGAGCCTGCCTACATCCGCTGCATCAAGCCCAACGATGCCAAACAGCCCG GCCGCTTTGATGAGGTGCTGATTCGGCACCAGGTGAAGTACCTGGGGCTGATGGAGAACCTGCGCGTGCGCAGAGCTGGCTTCGCCTATCGTCGCAAATACGAGGCTTTCCTGCAGAG ATATAAATCACTGTGCCCAGAGACATGGCCCACATGGGCAGGACGGCCCCAGGATGGTGTGGCTGTGCTGGTCAGACACCTCGGCTACAAGCCAGAAGAGTACAAGATGGGCAG GACCAAGATCTTCATACGCTTCCCCAAGACCCTGTTTGCCACAGAGGATGCCCTGGAGGTCCGTCGGCAGAGCCTTG CCACGAAGATCCAAGCAGCTTGGAAGGGTTTTCACTGGCGGCAGAAATTCCTCCGGGTGAAGCGATCAG CCATTTGCATCCAGTCGTGGTGGCGTGGAACACTAGGCCGAAGGAAGGCAGCCAAGAGGAAGTGGGCGGCACAGACCATCCGGCG GTTCATCCGTGGCTTCATCCTGCGCCACGCACCCCGTTGTCCTGAGAATGCCTTCTTCTTGGATCATGTACGCACTTCATTTTTGCTTAACCTGCGACGGCAGCTGCCCCGGAATGTCCTGGACACTTCCTGGCCCACTCCCCCACCTGCCTTGCGCGAG GCCTCAGAGCTTCTACGGGAATTGTGCATGAAGAACATGGTGTGGAAGTACTGCCGGAGTATCAGCCCCGAGTGGAAGCAGCAG CTTCAGCAAAAGGCAGTGGCTAGTGAGATCTTCAAAGGCAAGAAGGATAATTACCCCCAGAGTGTCCCCAGACTCTTCATCAGCACACGGCTTG GCACAGATGAGATCAGTCCCAAAGTGCTGCAGGCCTTAGGCTCTGAATCCATCCAG TATGCTGTGCCAGTAGTGAAATATGACCGCAAGGGCTACAAGCCTCGCTCCCGGCAGCTACTGCTCACACCCAGCGCTGTGGTCATCGTGGAGGATGCCAAAGTCAAGCAGAGGATCGATTACGCCAACCTGACTG GAATCTCTGTCAGCAGCCTGAGTGACAGCCTCTTTGTGCTTCATGTGCAGCGTGAGGACAATAAGCAGAAA GGGGATGTGGTACTACAGAGTGACCATGTGATTGAGACACTCACCAAGACAGCCCTCAGTGCGGATCGTGTGAACAACATCAACATCAACCAGGGCAG CATCACATTTGCAGGGGGACCTGGCAGGGATGGCATCATTGACTTCACACCTGGCTCAGAGCTGCTTATCACCAAGGCCAAGAATGGGCACCTGGCTGTG gtggccccacggcTGAATTCTCGGTGA